In Haloterrigena turkmenica DSM 5511, a single genomic region encodes these proteins:
- a CDS encoding GNAT family N-acetyltransferase, with the protein MSTREVSAVCTYWDPSGCEGTVGCPPRCPRAIDDRGVPFLVRPYRSTDFEALVELYEGLDESASTMGLPPFTRPRIEAWLDELTSIGWNLIASLDDRIVGHVAVTPADEPDPEFVVFVDTDAQNRGIGSELLRQLIAYADDRDHEALSLDVSTENRHAVTVYENVGFETIERSQLNRTMRLPLDDPIADRVRRPPAERLE; encoded by the coding sequence ATGAGTACTCGAGAGGTGTCGGCCGTCTGTACCTACTGGGACCCCTCGGGGTGTGAAGGGACGGTCGGCTGTCCGCCGCGGTGCCCGCGAGCGATCGACGACCGGGGAGTTCCGTTCCTGGTCCGCCCGTATCGATCGACCGATTTCGAGGCGCTCGTCGAGCTGTACGAGGGTCTCGACGAGTCGGCGTCGACGATGGGGCTCCCGCCGTTCACGCGCCCTCGTATCGAAGCGTGGCTCGACGAACTGACGTCGATCGGCTGGAACCTGATCGCGTCGCTCGACGACCGAATCGTCGGTCACGTCGCCGTGACGCCGGCCGACGAACCCGACCCGGAGTTCGTCGTCTTCGTCGACACCGACGCACAGAACCGGGGGATCGGAAGCGAACTGCTCAGACAGCTCATCGCCTACGCCGACGACAGGGACCACGAGGCGCTGTCGCTGGACGTCTCGACCGAGAACCGGCACGCCGTCACCGTCTATGAGAACGTCGGCTTCGAGACGATCGAACGGTCGCAATTGAATCGAACGATGCGGCTCCCGCTGGACGATCCGATCGCCGACCGCGTCCGGCGACCGCCGGCCGAGCGACTCGAGTAG
- a CDS encoding universal stress protein, with translation MHTALVVLTDETADERLLDAAKRYASGTDTELLVCRFIDRKEYQNDARNEARDGKQVKTIEMIEEEAEEEATAVADRAFADGDVSYTAIGAAGELPKKIIEVADERDCGHLFVSGRKRSPTGKALFGDIAQAVLLRFDGPVTVTTN, from the coding sequence ATGCACACGGCGTTAGTCGTCCTTACCGACGAAACGGCAGATGAACGACTACTGGACGCTGCGAAACGGTACGCGTCGGGAACCGACACCGAGCTCCTTGTGTGTCGGTTCATCGATCGGAAGGAGTATCAGAACGACGCCCGCAACGAGGCGCGGGACGGCAAGCAGGTCAAGACCATCGAGATGATCGAGGAAGAGGCCGAAGAGGAGGCGACAGCCGTCGCGGACCGGGCCTTCGCGGACGGCGACGTCTCCTACACGGCGATCGGCGCGGCGGGAGAACTCCCTAAGAAGATCATCGAGGTCGCGGACGAACGTGACTGTGGCCACCTCTTCGTCTCCGGCCGGAAACGCTCGCCGACGGGGAAGGCGCTGTTCGGCGATATCGCCCAGGCGGTGCTCCTCCGGTTCGACGGGCCGGTAACGGTTACGACGAACTGA
- a CDS encoding NAD-dependent epimerase/dehydratase family protein — MATQNVLVTGPYGEAGEAILNHLLDKEQYEFTFLNRSDHPDYETHVADIADYEAIRPAFDGQDAVIHLAAQSDAGAEFEEVVEPNVIGTYNVLKAMEDAGVETLIFASSQRVMGLYEEDHAPDLYEEDYPSEFDPFRLTHETLPKPDGYYGATKVFGENICRVHARRDGAPEQVYSLRISSVRTEEYDHPYGDAERGVDRGEEHKVDEDEVWDQSQTGSWERGSEEYQEMVDRLKASWTSQRDFAHMLECCLKDDSVTYDTFYAVSGNAARWFGIEHAKGVLGYEPQDDASEWDSPPADATE; from the coding sequence ATGGCAACGCAAAACGTACTCGTTACTGGACCGTACGGCGAAGCTGGCGAAGCGATTCTCAACCATCTGTTGGACAAGGAGCAGTACGAGTTCACGTTCCTGAACCGTAGCGACCACCCGGACTACGAGACGCACGTCGCCGACATCGCCGACTACGAGGCGATTCGGCCGGCGTTCGACGGCCAGGACGCAGTGATTCACCTCGCCGCGCAGTCCGACGCCGGTGCGGAGTTCGAGGAGGTCGTCGAGCCGAACGTCATCGGCACGTACAACGTCCTGAAGGCGATGGAGGACGCCGGGGTCGAAACGCTCATCTTCGCGTCCTCGCAGCGCGTCATGGGGCTCTACGAGGAGGACCACGCGCCGGATCTCTACGAAGAGGACTACCCGAGCGAGTTCGATCCGTTCCGCCTCACCCACGAGACGCTCCCGAAGCCCGACGGCTACTACGGCGCGACGAAGGTATTCGGCGAGAACATCTGTCGCGTCCACGCGCGCCGCGACGGCGCGCCGGAACAGGTGTACTCGCTGCGCATCTCGAGCGTGCGAACGGAGGAGTACGATCACCCCTACGGCGACGCCGAGCGCGGGGTCGACCGCGGGGAGGAACACAAAGTCGACGAGGACGAGGTCTGGGACCAGTCACAGACGGGCTCGTGGGAACGGGGCAGCGAGGAGTACCAGGAAATGGTCGACCGGCTGAAGGCCTCCTGGACCTCTCAACGGGACTTCGCGCACATGCTCGAGTGCTGTCTCAAGGACGACTCGGTGACTTACGACACGTTCTACGCGGTCAGCGGAAACGCCGCACGGTGGTTCGGCATCGAGCACGCGAAGGGCGTGCTCGGCTACGAACCGCAGGACGACGCCTCGGAGTGGGACAGTCCGCCGGCCGACGCGACGGAATGA
- a CDS encoding PPC domain-containing DNA-binding protein produces MDYTEESDRIVVRLDPGDEVLASLETLRDDAGLEQGFLMGIGAVDEVVLGHYDVSEQEYNEERFTGQYEVTSFLGNIGPDKIHTHIQLGDENFESLGGHCSEAVVSGTFEIVVFPGKTSLTHQLDERTGLDVFDL; encoded by the coding sequence ATGGACTACACTGAAGAATCCGACCGAATTGTCGTTCGACTCGATCCCGGCGACGAAGTGTTGGCTTCCCTCGAGACGCTCCGCGACGACGCGGGACTCGAGCAGGGCTTTCTGATGGGGATCGGCGCCGTCGACGAGGTCGTCCTCGGCCACTACGACGTGTCCGAACAGGAGTACAACGAGGAGCGGTTCACCGGGCAGTACGAGGTGACGAGTTTCCTCGGAAACATCGGTCCCGATAAGATCCACACGCACATCCAACTCGGGGACGAAAACTTCGAGTCCCTCGGGGGCCACTGCTCGGAGGCGGTCGTCTCCGGGACGTTCGAGATCGTCGTCTTCCCGGGCAAGACCTCGCTCACCCACCAGCTGGACGAACGGACCGGCCTCGACGTCTTTGACCTCTGA
- a CDS encoding transcription initiation factor IIB produces the protein MSNTPSNTRVRRTERETDDTTETTDESEQSNLDCPECAGNLVVDDEHGETVCEDCGLVVEEDSVDRGPEWRAFDATEKNEKSRVGAPTTNTMHDKGLSTNIDWRNKDAYGNSLGSRQREKMQRLRKWNERFRTRDSKERNLKQALGEIDRMASALGLPTNVRETASVIYRRALDEDLLPGRSIEGVSTACVYAAARQAGVPRSLDEIADVSRVEKNEIARTYRYVVRELGLEVQPADPESYVPRFASGLDLSDEAEHRARALLQNAKEKGVHSGKSPVGLAAAAVYAAALLTNEKTTQAAVSDVADISEVTIRNRYHELLEAEETLGLA, from the coding sequence ATGAGCAACACACCATCGAACACAAGAGTACGGCGTACCGAACGCGAAACAGACGACACGACCGAAACGACGGACGAAAGCGAGCAGAGCAACCTCGACTGCCCCGAGTGTGCGGGCAACCTCGTCGTCGACGACGAGCACGGCGAGACGGTCTGTGAGGACTGCGGACTGGTCGTCGAGGAGGACTCGGTCGACCGCGGCCCCGAGTGGCGGGCCTTCGACGCCACCGAGAAGAACGAGAAGTCCCGCGTGGGCGCACCCACGACGAACACGATGCACGACAAGGGGCTCTCGACGAACATCGACTGGCGCAACAAGGACGCCTACGGGAACTCCCTGGGCTCGCGCCAGCGCGAGAAGATGCAGCGCCTGCGCAAGTGGAACGAGCGGTTCCGCACGCGAGACTCCAAGGAGCGCAACCTGAAGCAGGCCCTCGGTGAGATCGACCGCATGGCCTCCGCGCTGGGTCTGCCGACGAACGTCCGCGAGACCGCCTCCGTCATCTACCGCCGCGCGCTCGACGAGGATCTGCTCCCCGGCCGTTCGATCGAGGGCGTCTCGACGGCCTGCGTCTACGCCGCCGCCCGCCAGGCCGGCGTCCCCCGTAGCCTGGACGAGATCGCCGACGTCTCCCGCGTCGAGAAAAACGAGATCGCCCGCACCTACCGCTACGTGGTCCGGGAACTGGGCCTCGAGGTCCAGCCCGCCGACCCCGAGAGCTACGTCCCCCGCTTCGCCTCGGGACTGGACCTCTCGGACGAGGCCGAGCATCGCGCCCGTGCCCTCCTCCAGAACGCCAAGGAGAAGGGCGTCCACAGCGGCAAGTCGCCGGTCGGCCTCGCGGCCGCCGCGGTCTACGCCGCCGCGCTGCTGACCAATGAGAAGACCACACAGGCCGCCGTCAGCGACGTCGCAGACATCTCCGAAGTGACGATTCGAAACCGGTACCACGAGCTCCTTGAGGCCGAGGAGACGCTCGGCCTCGCGTAA
- the yjjX gene encoding inosine/xanthosine triphosphatase, whose protein sequence is MDLAVGSTNPTKIDAVERTLERFDPTVVDVGVDSGVPEQPWSIEETVTGAENRARRALAATDADYGIGLEGGVARIDGVPGLSLIMWAAATDGDRLERGGGPTLRLPDDVARRLEDGAELGPVMDDRLGTDGIAEAEGAAGVLTAGLTSRTRALGEAVACAFGPFVAGASSPDRA, encoded by the coding sequence ATGGACCTCGCAGTCGGTAGCACGAACCCGACCAAGATCGATGCCGTCGAACGGACCCTCGAGCGATTCGACCCGACCGTCGTCGACGTGGGGGTCGACTCCGGCGTCCCCGAGCAGCCGTGGTCGATCGAGGAGACCGTTACCGGCGCCGAGAACCGCGCCCGGCGTGCGCTCGCGGCGACCGACGCCGACTACGGGATCGGCCTCGAGGGCGGCGTCGCCCGTATCGACGGCGTCCCGGGGCTCTCACTGATCATGTGGGCCGCGGCGACGGACGGCGACCGACTGGAACGCGGCGGCGGGCCGACGCTTCGCCTCCCGGACGACGTGGCGCGTCGGCTCGAGGACGGCGCGGAGCTGGGACCGGTGATGGACGACCGTCTCGGCACGGACGGGATCGCCGAGGCCGAGGGCGCCGCCGGCGTTTTGACGGCCGGCCTGACGAGCCGAACGCGAGCGCTCGGCGAAGCGGTTGCATGCGCGTTCGGTCCGTTCGTCGCGGGAGCGTCGAGTCCCGACCGCGCCTAG